AAGCGCGGATCGAATTCCTTGATCCAGGAGTACTCCAGCTGCAGGGCTTCGACCTCGGTCTCGACGACCGTCCACTCGACGCTCGCGGCCGTGGTGACCATCGTGGCGGTGCGCTGGTGCAGCGAGGCCACGTCGGCGAAGTACGACGACAGGCGCGGCCGCAGGCTCTTGGCCTTGCCGACGTAGATGACCCGGCCGTCCTTGTCCCGGAAGCGGTAGACCCCCGGCTGCGTCGGGATCGACCCCGGCTTGGGTCGGTACGTCGAAGGATCAGCCACGGCTCGAGGCTACCTGCGCCGACCGACAGGACCTCACAGGTCGGCGAGGGCGGGCGCCACGTTCTCGACGAGGTCGTGCGTCCAGGCCACCGGGTCGTCGCCGGTCGGGACCAGCGTCACGAGCTCGACGCCCAGGGCTGCGTACTCCTCCATCCGACGCAGGAACTCGTCACGGCTCTCGGCGCCGGAGGCCGTACCGGCACCGATGACCGTCTTTTCGATCTCGTCGTAGTCGCGTCCGACCGCGTCGCAGTGCCCCCGGAGCACGTCGAGCTTGTGCGCCAGCACCTCGGCGGTCTCCCCGAACAGGTTGCAGGCGTCGGCGTACTGGGCGACCAGGCGCAGCGTCTTCCTCTCACCGCTCCCGCCGATCAGCACGGGGACTCGTCCGCGCACCGGAGGTGGCACGCAGACGGTCTCCTCGAGCCGGTAGTGCTGCCCGGCGTACGGACCGTCGTCCTCGGACCGCATCTGACGGCAGATCTGCAGCGTCTCCTCCAGCCGCTCGAAGCGCTCGGACATCGACGGGAACGGCACCCCGAGGCCGAGGTGCTCGCGGTCGTACCAGGCCGCACCGATGCCGAGCATCGCGCGCCCGCGGGACAGCCGGTCCACGGTCGTCACCGTCTTCGCCAGCAGACCCGGGTACCGGTACGTCGTTCCGGTGACCAGGAGGCTGAGGCGCACCTGTTCGGTGATCCCCGCCAGGTACCCGAGGGTGGTGTAGCCCTCGAGCATCGGCTCGGAGGGTCCGCCGAGGTTCTCCATCTGGAACCAGTGGTCCATCACCGTGACCAG
The DNA window shown above is from Marmoricola sp. OAE513 and carries:
- a CDS encoding LLM class F420-dependent oxidoreductase, with amino-acid sequence MKIGLHYANFTHPDWESTLEDRLTESVRVADQGGISLVTVMDHWFQMENLGGPSEPMLEGYTTLGYLAGITEQVRLSLLVTGTTYRYPGLLAKTVTTVDRLSRGRAMLGIGAAWYDREHLGLGVPFPSMSERFERLEETLQICRQMRSEDDGPYAGQHYRLEETVCVPPPVRGRVPVLIGGSGERKTLRLVAQYADACNLFGETAEVLAHKLDVLRGHCDAVGRDYDEIEKTVIGAGTASGAESRDEFLRRMEEYAALGVELVTLVPTGDDPVAWTHDLVENVAPALADL